In one Kitasatospora cineracea genomic region, the following are encoded:
- a CDS encoding acetyl-CoA C-acetyltransferase — translation MTTEAYVYDAIRTPRGRGKQTGSLHGTKPIDLVVGLIHELRRRFPSLDPAAIDDIVLGVVSPIGDQGSDIARVAAIAAGLPDTVAGVQENRFCASGLEAVNLAAAKVRSGWEDLILAGGVESMSRVKMGSDGGAWFADPMTAYETGFVPQGIGADLIATVEGLSRTDVDAFAVESQARAAKAQADGLFDRSVVPVRDRNGLVVLGRDEFIRPGTTVESLAGLKPSFADIGELGGFDAVALQKYHWVESIDHVHHAGNSSGIVDGAALVAIGSKEIGERYGLTPRARIVSAAVSGSEPTIMLTGPAPATRKALAKAGLSAADIDLVEINEAFAAVALRFMRELGFRHDQVNVNGGAIALGHPLGATGAMLIGTLIDELERRDLRYGLATLCVGGGMGIATVIERINA, via the coding sequence GTGACCACCGAAGCGTACGTCTACGACGCGATCCGCACCCCGCGCGGGCGCGGCAAGCAGACCGGCTCCCTGCACGGCACCAAGCCGATCGACCTGGTGGTCGGTCTGATCCACGAACTGCGGCGCCGCTTCCCGTCGTTGGACCCGGCGGCGATCGACGACATCGTGCTCGGCGTGGTCAGCCCGATCGGCGACCAGGGCTCCGACATCGCCCGGGTCGCGGCGATCGCCGCCGGGCTGCCTGACACCGTCGCGGGCGTGCAGGAGAACCGCTTCTGCGCGTCCGGCCTGGAGGCGGTCAACCTGGCGGCGGCGAAGGTCCGTTCGGGCTGGGAGGACCTGATCCTGGCGGGCGGCGTCGAGTCGATGTCCCGGGTGAAGATGGGCTCCGACGGCGGCGCCTGGTTCGCCGACCCGATGACCGCTTACGAGACCGGCTTCGTCCCGCAGGGCATCGGCGCCGACCTGATCGCCACCGTCGAGGGCCTGTCCCGCACCGACGTGGACGCGTTCGCCGTCGAGTCGCAGGCCCGGGCCGCGAAGGCGCAGGCCGACGGCCTGTTCGACCGCTCGGTGGTGCCGGTGCGCGACCGCAACGGGCTGGTGGTGCTGGGCCGCGACGAGTTCATCCGCCCCGGCACCACGGTGGAGTCGCTGGCCGGGCTGAAGCCGTCCTTCGCGGACATCGGCGAGCTCGGCGGCTTCGACGCCGTCGCGCTGCAGAAGTACCACTGGGTGGAGTCCATCGACCACGTCCACCACGCGGGCAACTCCTCCGGCATCGTGGACGGCGCCGCGCTGGTCGCCATCGGGTCGAAGGAGATCGGCGAGCGCTACGGCCTCACCCCGAGGGCCCGGATCGTGTCCGCCGCGGTCTCCGGCTCCGAGCCGACCATCATGCTCACCGGCCCCGCCCCCGCCACCCGCAAGGCGCTCGCCAAGGCCGGGCTGAGCGCCGCCGACATCGACCTGGTCGAGATCAACGAGGCGTTCGCCGCCGTCGCGCTGCGCTTCATGCGCGAACTCGGCTTCCGGCACGACCAGGTGAACGTCAACGGCGGCGCGATCGCGCTCGGCCACCCGCTCGGCGCGACCGGCGCGATGCTGATCGGCACCCTGATCGACGAGCTGGAGCGCCGCGACCTGCGCTACGGCCTGGCCACCCTGTGCGTGGGCGGCGGCATGGGCATCGCCACCGTGATCGAACGCATCAACGCCTGA
- a CDS encoding 3-hydroxyacyl-CoA dehydrogenase NAD-binding domain-containing protein gives MTDVSSPIRWEQDQDGVVTLVLDDPAQSANTMNAGFTDALEAVVERLAATEELAGVIVTSAKKTFFAGGDLKLLSSVGPDDAEQVFADSMRIKRALRRLETLGRPVVAAINGAALGGGLEIALACHHRIALDAPGSRIGLPEVTLGLLPGGGGVVRTVRMLGITDALLKVLLQGQQYRPAQALEHGLVHELAATAEEMDAKAREFIAANPTSLQPWDVKGHRIPGGTPSTPAFAANLPAFPANLRKQLNGAPYPAPRNILAAAVESSQVDVDTAFAVEARYFTELACGPTSKNMIQAFFFDMQAVNSGASRPGSVPAWKASKVAVLGAGMMGAGIAYSCAKAGLEVLLKDVTQEAADRGKAYSAGLLDKQVARGRMTAEERAAFLARITPTADATDLAGCDTVIEAVFENPELKHKVFQEVQHVVAPDALLCSNTSTLPIGLLAEGVERPADFVGLHFFSPVDKMPLVEIIRGPGSGDEALARAFDLVRQIRKTPIVVNDSRGFFTSRVIGQFLNEGVAMIGEGLDPSSVEQAAAQAGYPAKVLSLLDELTLTLPRKIRNETRRAVEEAGGSWTSHPGEAVMDRMLDEFDRPGRSGGAGFYEYENGRRTRLWPGLREHFRREGAEIPFEDMKERMLFAEALDSIRCLDEHVLTSVADANIGSILGIGFPAWTGGVLQYVNGYPGGPAGFTARARELAAAYGDRFTPPASLTALAGSGGRYAD, from the coding sequence ATGACCGACGTGAGCAGCCCCATCCGCTGGGAGCAGGACCAGGACGGCGTGGTCACCCTCGTCCTCGACGACCCGGCCCAGTCCGCCAACACCATGAACGCCGGCTTCACCGACGCGCTCGAAGCGGTCGTCGAACGGCTCGCCGCCACCGAGGAGTTGGCCGGCGTCATCGTCACCTCCGCGAAGAAGACCTTCTTCGCGGGCGGCGACCTCAAACTGCTGTCCTCGGTCGGGCCGGACGACGCCGAGCAGGTGTTCGCCGACTCGATGCGGATCAAGCGCGCGCTGCGCCGCCTGGAGACCCTCGGCCGGCCGGTGGTCGCCGCGATCAACGGCGCCGCGCTCGGCGGCGGCCTGGAGATCGCGCTGGCCTGCCACCACCGGATCGCGCTGGACGCCCCCGGGAGCAGGATCGGCCTGCCCGAGGTCACCCTCGGCCTGCTGCCCGGCGGCGGCGGGGTGGTGCGCACCGTGCGGATGCTCGGCATCACCGACGCCCTGCTCAAGGTGCTGCTGCAGGGCCAGCAGTACCGTCCGGCGCAGGCCCTGGAACACGGCCTGGTGCACGAACTCGCCGCCACCGCCGAGGAGATGGACGCCAAGGCGCGCGAGTTCATCGCCGCCAACCCGACCAGCCTGCAGCCCTGGGACGTCAAGGGCCACCGGATCCCCGGCGGCACGCCCAGCACCCCCGCGTTCGCCGCCAACCTGCCCGCCTTCCCGGCCAACCTGCGCAAGCAGCTGAACGGCGCGCCCTACCCGGCGCCGCGCAACATCCTGGCGGCCGCCGTGGAGAGCTCCCAGGTCGACGTGGACACCGCGTTCGCCGTCGAGGCCCGGTACTTCACCGAGCTGGCCTGCGGACCCACCTCCAAGAACATGATCCAGGCCTTCTTCTTCGACATGCAGGCCGTCAACTCCGGTGCCTCCCGCCCGGGTTCGGTGCCCGCGTGGAAGGCGTCGAAGGTCGCGGTACTGGGCGCGGGCATGATGGGCGCGGGCATCGCGTACTCCTGCGCCAAGGCGGGCCTGGAGGTCCTGCTCAAGGACGTCACCCAGGAGGCCGCCGACCGCGGCAAGGCGTACAGCGCGGGCCTGCTGGACAAGCAGGTGGCGCGCGGCCGGATGACCGCCGAGGAGCGGGCGGCGTTCCTGGCCCGGATCACCCCCACCGCGGACGCCACCGACCTGGCCGGCTGCGACACCGTCATCGAGGCGGTCTTCGAGAACCCCGAGCTCAAGCACAAGGTGTTCCAGGAGGTGCAGCACGTGGTCGCCCCCGACGCGCTGCTCTGCTCCAACACCTCCACCCTGCCGATCGGCCTGCTCGCCGAAGGCGTGGAGCGGCCCGCGGACTTCGTCGGCCTGCACTTCTTCTCGCCGGTCGACAAGATGCCGCTGGTCGAGATCATCCGCGGCCCGGGCAGCGGCGACGAGGCCCTCGCCCGAGCCTTCGACCTGGTCCGGCAGATCCGCAAGACCCCGATCGTGGTCAACGACTCCCGCGGCTTCTTCACCTCCCGGGTCATCGGCCAGTTCCTCAACGAGGGCGTCGCCATGATCGGCGAGGGCCTCGACCCGTCCTCCGTCGAACAGGCCGCCGCCCAGGCCGGCTACCCCGCCAAGGTCCTCTCGCTGCTGGACGAGCTCACCCTCACCCTGCCCCGCAAGATCCGCAACGAGACCCGCCGCGCCGTCGAGGAGGCCGGCGGCAGCTGGACCTCCCACCCCGGCGAGGCCGTCATGGACCGGATGCTCGACGAGTTCGACCGCCCCGGCCGCAGCGGCGGCGCCGGCTTCTACGAGTACGAGAACGGCCGCCGCACCCGGCTCTGGCCCGGCCTGCGCGAGCACTTCCGGCGCGAGGGCGCGGAGATCCCGTTCGAGGACATGAAGGAGCGGATGCTGTTCGCCGAGGCGCTCGACTCGATCCGCTGCCTCGACGAGCACGTCCTCACCTCGGTCGCCGACGCCAACATCGGCTCGATCCTCGGC